GAGCATTGGCGGTCAGGATCGCCATGAGTCCCTGTTCAGCCAGTTTTTCCACCGGGATGCCCGCAACGCCGCAGTGATGCGACCGGGTCAGCCCGGCAATCGCGATCCCGTTGGCGCGCGCCGCTGCGGGCAGCCAGTCGAGCGCCAGATCGAGGGCCGGGTAGGCAAAGCCGAGGGCGGCATCGACGGCCAGGGCTCCGGGGCGCACAGCCTCGGCGGTCGGGGTTGCAAATCCGTCGACCTTGCCGATGAGGGATTGCTCCCCATAGGTCTGAACGCGACGCAGACCATGACCGAACTGGCCGGCAAGTTCGGCCCCCAGAAGGGCTTCGGCGACGGCTTCGGCATTGGGACGCGAGGTACGGCAGCGTATCATCGTGTCGACGACAAGCCGGCGGGCATCGGTCAGGGAAAGGCGGAGGTCTGTCATGGAAAATTCCTTGGAGTCGGGCCGACTTGTGCAGGCTGGCAAGAGGAGGTCAAGACCTGCACCGGCAGGATGCCATTGTTTCGCCGACATGGCTTCCGGTGTGAGGACGCAAGGGCCAACTTGCGAGCGATGGGGGGTGACGCGGCGGCGGATATGGGGCTCTGCCCCCGCGCTGCGCGCTCCCCCGGGATATTTGGAACAGGGAAACGGGGGGGGGGCGCAGGCGGGGGGGCTGGTGCCGCGGATACGGATCAGGCTTGGCATCGGTATCGGTTTGAATCGTTTTGCGGATCCCGGTGCTTTTCGGAGCGGTCTTGGAGTTGTATAGCTGCTCCGTGGCAAGAGCAGCAAAACAGTCAAAGAACACCGGCAAGAAATCGTCGGCAAAAGGGGCCCCGCGCAGGCGGATCAGGCCTTTTCGGTGGTTGTTGGGCCATGGCTGGCGTCTGGTGCTGATTCTGCTGCTGGCCTTCCTTGGGATCATCGCCTTGCACGGCATGGTGAAACCCTGGGGTGGGATCTATATGGCGTCGGAGGCGCGGCGTCTTGGCGGCGTTGAGCGGCAATGGGTGGCGATGGAGGAAATCGCTCCGGTCATGGCGCGGTCCGTCGTTGCTGCGGAGGACGCCAATTTCTGCCTGCATTGGGGTGTCGACATGTCCGCCATCCGGGATGCCATTGCTGACGGTGGGCAGCGCGGGGGCTCTACGATCTCACAACAGGTGGTGAAGAACGTCTATCTCTGGCACGGGCGCACCTATACCCGCAAGGCGATGGAAACGGTGTTGACGCCCGTGGTCGAAGCCTTCTGGTCCAAGCGACGGGTTCTTGAAGTTTACCTCAACATTGCGGAATTCGACGAAGGGGTCTTTGGCGTCGAGGCCGCGGGGCAGCATTATTTCGGCGTGGATGCAGCGGATCTGAGCGCCCGGCAGGCGGCGCTGATGGCGGCGATCCTGCCTTCGCCACAAAGCCGGTCGGCGTCTAATCCGGGTGAATATACACGGCGGCGGGCCAACGCGATCCAGGACGGCGCGGCGACGATTCAGCGCGACGGCCGAGCAGATTGTTTCTCGGGATAGGCGGTACAGGGCACTGCGATGAAACAGGGCATTGAATTCCGGTGGTTCAGCAGGCATTCAATCTGGCAAGCCATGGAAGATGCCGAATGACCACCGCCGAACTCTACCACGTGCCCCTCTCGCCCTTCTGCCGCAAGGTGCGGCTGTCGCTGGCCGAGAAAAAGATCGACTGCCGCCTGATCGAAGAGCGCTACTGGGAAAAGGACACCGATTTCTTGCGTCGCAATCCGGCGGGCAAGGTGCCTGTCCTGAAGCTGAACGGGGTTGTTCTGGCTGAAAGTGCCGCGATCTGCGAATATCTCGAAGAGATCTACCCTGAGCCTTCCCTGATGCCCGAGGACCCGCTCGAACGACACGAGGTCCGCCGTCTGGTCTTCTGGTTCGACGACAAGTTCCAACATGAGGTGACGTCGAAACTGCTTTACGAACGGGTGAACAAGAAGGTCACCGGGCAGGGCTTTCCGGACAGCAAGAATGTCCGGGCGGGGCTATCGGCGATCAAGTTTCATCTCGACTACCTTTCCTGGCTTCTGGAACAGCGCCGCTGGCTGGCGGGAGACAAGATGACCCTGGCGGATTTCGCCGCCGCCTCGCATCTGAGCGCACTGGATTACATCTCGGACGTGGATTGGCACCGCAGCGCGGCGGTCAAGGATTGGTATGCCAAGATCAAGTCTAGGCCCGCCTTCCGGAATATCCTGATGGACCATGTGCCCGGCTTCCCGCCGCCTGAGCACTACGCCGACCTTGATTTCTGAAGAAAAAAGGGCGCTGCCCCCGCCCGGCCTGCGGCCATGTTCCCCCGGGATATACGAAACACGAAAACCTGCGGATTTCTCTAGAAGTTTCCCTGTTTGAAATATCCTCGGGGGGAATTTCGCCGCAGGCGAAAGGGGGGCAGACAGCCCCCCACCCGTTTATTCAGCCGCCGCGCGCTTGGGCAGGACCCAACCGGGACGTGGGAAGTGGCAGGTATAGCCGTTCGGGAGCCGCTCGAGGTAATCTTGGTGCTCCGGCTCGGCTTCCCAGAAATCCCCGACAGGGGCGATTTCGGTGACCACCTTTCCGGGCCAGAGACCGGAGGCATCGACATCCGCGATCACCTCTTCAGCACTGGATTTCTGCGTTTCGCCTTCGAAATAGATCGCAGAGCGGTAGGACATGCCGATATCATTGCCCTGCCGGTTCAGGGTGGTCGGGTCATGGATCTGGAAGAAGACCTCAAGCACCTGTCGGTAGGAAATCACTTCGTCGTCGAAGATGATCTCGATGCCTTCAGCGTGGGTGCCGTGGTTGCGATAAGTCGCATTGGGCACATCCCCGCCAGTGTAACCGACGCGGGTAGAGATAACTCCGGGTAATTTGCGGATCAGGTCCTGCATGCCCCAGAAGCAGCCTCCGGCCAGGACAGCGCGTTGTTCGGTCATGTCAGGTCCTCCACCTGGTTCAGGTATTCGCCATAGCCTTCTGTTTCCATCTCCGACTTGGGAATGAAGCGCAGTGAGGCCGAGTTGATGCAGTAGCGCAGGCCGCCGGTTTCCCGGGGGCCATCGGGGAAGACATGCCCCAGATGGCTGTCGCCATGTTTGGAGCGGACTTCTACCCGGACCATCCCGTGAGTTTCGTCGCGCAATTCGACTACGTTGTCGGGCACGACCGGTTTCACGAAGCTGGGCCAGCCGCAGCCGCTTTCGTATTTCGCGGCGCTGGCGAACAGAGGCTCTCCGGAGACGACATCCACGTAGAGGCCGCTTTGCTTGTTGTCGTTGTAGGCACCGGTGCCGGGGCGTTCGGTGCCGTTTTGCTGAGTGACCCGGTATTGTTCGGGGGTCAGTCGGGCGATGGCGTCATCGCTCTTGCTGTATTGCGTCATGTCGCCTCCTTCATGCTTTGACCTAATGTGGGGTCTTCGGAGCGCGGGGGAAAGCCCCCTCCCGCCATGGTGATGTGTGCCCCCGGCTTTTTCGGTTTTCAGGGGATCATGGGCCAAGCCGGGCGGCAGCCCAGCGGGCTGCCTCCGCCACCGTTTCATCGGGGTCGTTTGTCAGGCTGGCGGCAACAGGGCGCAGCGTGGGGTCTTCGCTGTTGCCGATCGCGTAGAGGACATTGCGGACGAAGCGGTCGCGGCCGATCCGCTTGATCGGCGACCCCGAGAACCGGGCCCGGAAGCCTGCGTCGTCAAGCTGCGCGAGGTCGGCGAGAGCTGGCGCGCGAAGATCATCGCGGGCGTGGTACTTTACCTCTTGTGCCGTGCTGGCGAACTTGTTCCAGGGGCAGACAGCGAGGCAATCGTCACAGCCATAGATCCGGTTGCCGAGCTTTTCCCGCAAGTCGAGTGGGACCGGGCCGCGGTGTTCGATGGTCAGGTAGGAAATGCACCGCCGTGCATCCAGTTGATAGGGCGCCGGAAAGGCCTGGGTCGGGCAGATATCCAGGCATTTGCGGCAGCGCCCGCAATGGTCGACCTCTGCACTATCGGTCTGAAGGTCCAGCGTGGTGAAGATCGCGCCGAGGAAGAACCAGCTGCCAAGTGTGCGGCTGACGAGGTTGGTGTGCTTGCCCTGCCAGCCGAGGCCGGCGGCCTGGCCAAGCGCCTTTTCGGGGACGGGGGCCGTATCGACGAAAACCTTGACCTGCGCCGGGGCACCGGCAATCGCATCCGGGCCTGCGGCGTCGATCAACCAGCGAGCCAGGCGTTTCAGGCGTTTCTTGACCACATCGTGGTAATCCCGGTTTTGTGCATAGACGGAAATCGCTGCGCGGTCCCGCGCGTCCAAGATCGTCATGGGGTCGGTGTCGGGGCCATAATTCTCGGCCAGCATCAGGATGCTGCGGGCTTCGGGCCAGAGGCAGGAGGGATCACCGCGCCAATGGGACCGTTCAGCGAGCCAGCCCATCTGGCCCTGGTAGCCGGCCGCGAGGAAAGCTTGCAGGCGGGCGGCGACCTCGGGGACATCCACGGGCCGGCAGACGCGGGCTTCGGCGAAGCCTTCTGCGCGGGCCTGGTCCAGAAGGCGTAGGGTCAAGTCGTCGCTCATCAGGGTCTTTTGCCAGAGATTTGGACCGAGATCACCCTTGTTGCGGCGCCTTTGATCGGGGTGGCCAGTATTGGGGCCAGTATTGGGGGCTGTCTGCCCCCCTTTCGCCTGCGGCGAAATTCCCCCCGAGGATATTTCGAACAGGGAAACAGCTTAAGGGGAGCCTGAAGGTGGGTTTCGTCAGATGGGGCGGAGGAGGAGGGCGAGGCTCATCAGGGCAATGGCGGTGATCCAGCTTGCGACGATACGAAGGGCAATGTGGCGCCGGGGGCAGGGGGGCCAGAGGAGGAGGCGGGCGGCGAAGAAGGTCAGGGTGGCGGGGGCGGGTGCGGTGAGAAATACGCCGAGGGTTTCGGCGAGAGGTGCGTTGCCGGTGCCCTGGCCTTGCAGGACCCCTGCCGTGGTCGCGCCGCAGGTAAGGGCCGCGAGGGGCAGGGTCGCGAGGCGCGGGAGACCCTGGCCGAGCAGTGCGATGGGGAGGACGAGGGCCGCCCCGAGCACGAGCGCGAGCGCAGCCATGTCGAGGTCGATCCAGCCAGCGGCAAGGACCCCGGCGCCGAGACCGGCGAGCATCCATGGCAGGGCGCGGAACAATCCGTCGCGTCCCGCCAGCGCGATGCCGATGCCGAGGGCCAGCATCGGCAGCAGGCCTTCGGGGCGGGTCAGCGTGGCAAGGGCCCCGTCAAGAAAGATCTCGGTCGGGCCATGCGCGCCCGCATGGGCAAGGGCTGTCTTCGGGGCAAGGAGCGCCGCCAGCAACAGACGGATGCCGGACCGGCGCATGGGCTTATGCCAGGCCGGTAAGGAACGCGCCGCCGACCGCTGCGATGGCGAGGCCCATGGCGCGGATGGCGATACGGCCGGGGCGGCTGGTGGTCAGCATCCCGAATCCGATCCCAGCCAGGTGCAGCAACCCCGTCGCCAACACGAAACCAACCGCATAGGCCAGCGGATTGGCAGCCGAGGGAAGCTCGGTCCCATGGGCATGGCCGTGGAACAGCGCGAAGATCCCGACGATCACGGTGGCGATCCAGAGCGGTGCCTTGACGGCGAAGGCGATCAGCAGCCCCAGGACCACGCCGGACAGGGCTATACCGGTTTCCACCGCCGGCAGGGGCAGGCCGATGATGCCGATCGTTGCCCCGGCGGTCATGATCAGGGGAAAGGTCACCGGCAGGATCCAGCGCGCCCGGCTGCCGAGGAAGGCGCCCCAGAGACCGACCGCGACCATGGCGATGACGTGATCCCAGCCGAGGATCGGATGCGAGAATCCGCTGACGAAGCCGCCAGCGTGGCCGGTGGCATCATGTGCGCTGGCCGGGATCGCAGCGCTGACGAGGACCAGCGCGAGGGTCGGCAGCAGCAGAAGCCGCGTCAGGTCGGTGGATTTGCGCATGTGGATCCTCGTCTTTCTTCAGGTTTTGGACCAGGGGTTGGCGGCCATCGTGGCAAGGTGCCTCGGGCCGTGGGCAAGGTCAATCCGGCTTGCGGCTGTGCGGATCAAGCGCGGCGCCAAGTCCATCGGACAGCAGCGGGGTGCCCTGATCCGTCAGCAGGATGGCGAGGCCCGGAAAGGTGGCCAGCCACCGGCCGATCAGCAGGAAGTTCCGGTCTTGCCCCATGATCAATCCCCAGGACGGGCGATCTGGGTCCGCAGGACCCGGGAACCCCAGCCCGGCTTCGTAGAGCAGCGGACCTACACAGCAGGCCACCAGCATCGCCAGCAACAGGCCTGCCGCTGATGCGAGCCGCGCCGGAAGCCGGGGGTCATGGCTCGCGGTCAAGCGTCAGATAGGGCGAGATCGCGCCCCAGATAGACTGTGGCAGCCCCGTCACCTCGGCGCGGGCTGCCGTGTAAAGCGGCAATTCGTTGATGAACAGGATCGGCGCCTCTTCGACGACGATGTGCTGGAACCGTGCATATAGCGCGGCGCGTTCTTCCGGATCGGGTTCGGTGGCGGCGCGGGCCAGCAGATCATCGACCTCGGCGTCGGAATATCGCTGGGTATTTGACCAGATCACCCCTTCACGGATGTTCGAGGACAGGTAGGTCCGGTGTACGCCGATCACCGGATCGCCCCAGTTGAAGACATTGTCCTGGGTGATGTCGAAATCATGGGTGGCGATGCGCTGGGCCCAGGTAGGGAAATCCGGCGCGCTGCGCAGTTCCAGCGCGATCCCCAGCGGGGCCAGCTGGCTTTTCATGTATTCGGCGACGTTGCGGCCCTGTTCGGGCACTCCGGGGATGAAATCCATCCGGGCCGTGAAGCGCAGACCATCTGCCCCGACCGGATACCCCGCCGCATCCAGCAGGTCCGCGGCGCGGACCGGGTCATAGGTATAGGGTTCGATCCCGGCATCGGCAAAGGGCGAGCCGGGCGCGATGGGGCCAAGCGCA
The Pseudooceanicola algae genome window above contains:
- the queG gene encoding tRNA epoxyqueuosine(34) reductase QueG, with product MSDDLTLRLLDQARAEGFAEARVCRPVDVPEVAARLQAFLAAGYQGQMGWLAERSHWRGDPSCLWPEARSILMLAENYGPDTDPMTILDARDRAAISVYAQNRDYHDVVKKRLKRLARWLIDAAGPDAIAGAPAQVKVFVDTAPVPEKALGQAAGLGWQGKHTNLVSRTLGSWFFLGAIFTTLDLQTDSAEVDHCGRCRKCLDICPTQAFPAPYQLDARRCISYLTIEHRGPVPLDLREKLGNRIYGCDDCLAVCPWNKFASTAQEVKYHARDDLRAPALADLAQLDDAGFRARFSGSPIKRIGRDRFVRNVLYAIGNSEDPTLRPVAASLTNDPDETVAEAARWAAARLGP
- the mtgA gene encoding monofunctional biosynthetic peptidoglycan transglycosylase; amino-acid sequence: MARAAKQSKNTGKKSSAKGAPRRRIRPFRWLLGHGWRLVLILLLAFLGIIALHGMVKPWGGIYMASEARRLGGVERQWVAMEEIAPVMARSVVAAEDANFCLHWGVDMSAIRDAIADGGQRGGSTISQQVVKNVYLWHGRTYTRKAMETVLTPVVEAFWSKRRVLEVYLNIAEFDEGVFGVEAAGQHYFGVDAADLSARQAALMAAILPSPQSRSASNPGEYTRRRANAIQDGAATIQRDGRADCFSG
- the fzlA gene encoding FtsZ-binding protein FzlA, producing the protein MTTAELYHVPLSPFCRKVRLSLAEKKIDCRLIEERYWEKDTDFLRRNPAGKVPVLKLNGVVLAESAAICEYLEEIYPEPSLMPEDPLERHEVRRLVFWFDDKFQHEVTSKLLYERVNKKVTGQGFPDSKNVRAGLSAIKFHLDYLSWLLEQRRWLAGDKMTLADFAAASHLSALDYISDVDWHRSAAVKDWYAKIKSRPAFRNILMDHVPGFPPPEHYADLDF
- a CDS encoding HupE/UreJ family protein; amino-acid sequence: MRKSTDLTRLLLLPTLALVLVSAAIPASAHDATGHAGGFVSGFSHPILGWDHVIAMVAVGLWGAFLGSRARWILPVTFPLIMTAGATIGIIGLPLPAVETGIALSGVVLGLLIAFAVKAPLWIATVIVGIFALFHGHAHGTELPSAANPLAYAVGFVLATGLLHLAGIGFGMLTTSRPGRIAIRAMGLAIAAVGGAFLTGLA
- the msrB gene encoding peptide-methionine (R)-S-oxide reductase MsrB yields the protein MTQYSKSDDAIARLTPEQYRVTQQNGTERPGTGAYNDNKQSGLYVDVVSGEPLFASAAKYESGCGWPSFVKPVVPDNVVELRDETHGMVRVEVRSKHGDSHLGHVFPDGPRETGGLRYCINSASLRFIPKSEMETEGYGEYLNQVEDLT
- the msrA gene encoding peptide-methionine (S)-S-oxide reductase MsrA → MTEQRAVLAGGCFWGMQDLIRKLPGVISTRVGYTGGDVPNATYRNHGTHAEGIEIIFDDEVISYRQVLEVFFQIHDPTTLNRQGNDIGMSYRSAIYFEGETQKSSAEEVIADVDASGLWPGKVVTEIAPVGDFWEAEPEHQDYLERLPNGYTCHFPRPGWVLPKRAAAE